One genomic region from Actinocatenispora thailandica encodes:
- a CDS encoding glycoside hydrolase family 3 C-terminal domain-containing protein, with protein MHRPTRPRLALAAAFSLVAAALPVAAATGNAQAAANPDCPWVGSPAPIGTRVQQVVARMSLDDEIAMVHGTGGSAYTGYVPGNAALCIPALKLQDGPTGVRMADTTQLPSATTLAATFDQHAARRYGSVIGAEDRTKGVDVDLGPTVNIVRDPRWGRSFESYSEDPYLTGQIGAGDIEGIQSQGVMAQVKHWAVYNQETNRNSANDDVQIDDRSVHEIYAAAFGTIVDEAKPSSAMCSYSMVNGSFACENAYLDQILKQDFGFDGFITSDWGGTHSTVGSANAGMDMQMPGGSYFGAALEQAVAAGQVARSRVDDMVRRILRQEFRFGLFDHPSADTPTAPASTDQHVATARRISEDGTVLLKNDGVLPLDDRKLGSIAVIGDGAGPDTMTAGGGSARVAGTGTVTPYQGIKARAGSGIDVRYAQGNLGSSGKLPTVDSRYLTPADGSGHGLTGAYYDNTTMSGDPVATRTDPQVSFTFGDANRPAGVPANDFSTKWTGTLTPPQTGSYTFGLTSDDGSRLLIDGKQVIDNWRDQAEHTETAQVTLTAGKPVSIEVDYYQAAGDAVVDLGWTLPDSDPLAQAVQVAKDSDVAVVYANDYESEGSDLKDIDLPGTQNAMIDAIADANPNTIVVLNTGSAVTMPWLSKVKGVFEAWYPGQDAGNAIAALLFGDTDPSGKLPVTFPTSLSQVPAATAAQWPGVGGKVSYSEGLRVGYRWYDSQDRTPAFPFGYGLSYTSFRMSGLHLSGHTLNAHDHVTATVSVTNTGHRSGSQVVQLYLADPKAAGEPSAQLKGFAKVSLRPGRTKRVSLRLTAADASVWSSDAHAWRLTPGTYTVHIGDSATHLPLSATFTVRP; from the coding sequence ATGCACCGACCCACACGTCCCAGACTCGCCCTGGCCGCAGCGTTCAGCCTGGTCGCGGCGGCGCTGCCGGTCGCCGCGGCGACCGGCAACGCGCAGGCCGCGGCGAACCCCGACTGCCCCTGGGTCGGCTCACCCGCGCCGATCGGCACCCGGGTGCAGCAGGTCGTGGCCAGGATGTCGCTGGACGACGAGATCGCGATGGTGCACGGCACCGGTGGCTCCGCGTACACCGGGTACGTCCCGGGGAACGCGGCGCTGTGCATCCCGGCGCTGAAGCTGCAGGACGGCCCGACCGGGGTACGGATGGCCGACACCACCCAGCTGCCGTCCGCGACCACCCTCGCCGCCACCTTCGACCAGCACGCGGCCCGGCGGTACGGGTCGGTGATCGGTGCGGAGGACCGGACCAAGGGCGTCGACGTCGACCTCGGCCCCACCGTCAACATCGTCCGCGACCCGCGCTGGGGCCGCTCGTTCGAGTCGTACAGCGAGGACCCGTACCTGACCGGCCAGATCGGCGCCGGCGACATCGAGGGCATCCAGTCGCAGGGCGTGATGGCGCAGGTCAAGCACTGGGCGGTGTACAACCAGGAGACCAACCGCAACTCGGCCAACGACGACGTGCAGATCGACGACCGGTCGGTGCACGAGATCTACGCCGCCGCGTTCGGCACCATCGTCGACGAGGCGAAACCGTCCTCCGCGATGTGCTCCTACTCGATGGTCAACGGCTCGTTCGCCTGCGAGAACGCCTACCTCGACCAGATCCTCAAGCAGGACTTCGGCTTCGACGGGTTCATCACCTCCGACTGGGGTGGTACGCACTCCACCGTCGGCTCCGCGAACGCGGGGATGGACATGCAGATGCCGGGCGGCAGCTACTTCGGCGCCGCGCTCGAGCAGGCGGTGGCCGCCGGGCAGGTGGCGCGCTCCCGGGTGGACGACATGGTGCGCCGGATCCTGCGGCAGGAGTTCCGGTTCGGGCTGTTCGACCACCCGTCGGCCGACACCCCGACCGCACCGGCGTCCACCGACCAGCACGTCGCGACCGCCCGGCGCATCAGCGAGGACGGCACCGTCCTGCTCAAGAACGACGGCGTGCTCCCGCTGGACGACAGGAAACTCGGCTCGATCGCGGTGATCGGGGACGGCGCCGGCCCGGACACCATGACCGCCGGCGGCGGCAGCGCCCGGGTCGCCGGTACCGGCACGGTCACCCCGTACCAGGGCATCAAGGCGCGGGCCGGCTCCGGCATCGACGTCCGGTACGCGCAGGGCAACCTCGGCAGCTCCGGCAAGCTGCCCACCGTGGACAGCCGGTACCTGACCCCGGCCGACGGCAGCGGGCACGGGCTGACCGGCGCGTACTACGACAACACGACGATGTCCGGTGACCCGGTGGCAACCCGTACCGACCCGCAGGTGTCGTTCACCTTCGGCGATGCGAACCGGCCCGCCGGGGTGCCGGCGAACGACTTCTCCACGAAGTGGACCGGCACTCTGACCCCGCCACAGACCGGCAGCTACACGTTCGGGCTGACCTCCGACGACGGCAGCCGGCTGCTGATCGACGGAAAGCAGGTCATCGACAACTGGCGCGACCAGGCGGAGCACACCGAGACCGCGCAGGTGACGCTGACCGCCGGCAAGCCGGTCTCGATCGAGGTCGACTACTACCAGGCGGCCGGCGACGCGGTGGTCGACCTCGGCTGGACGCTGCCCGACTCCGACCCGCTGGCGCAGGCGGTCCAGGTGGCCAAGGACTCCGACGTCGCGGTCGTGTACGCCAACGACTACGAGTCGGAGGGCTCCGACCTGAAGGACATCGACCTGCCCGGCACCCAGAACGCGATGATCGACGCGATCGCGGACGCCAACCCGAACACGATCGTGGTGCTCAACACCGGCTCCGCGGTCACCATGCCGTGGCTGTCCAAGGTGAAGGGCGTGTTCGAGGCCTGGTACCCGGGGCAGGACGCCGGCAACGCGATCGCCGCGCTGCTGTTCGGCGACACCGACCCGTCCGGCAAGCTGCCCGTGACGTTTCCGACCTCGCTGTCCCAGGTACCGGCGGCCACCGCGGCGCAGTGGCCCGGCGTCGGCGGCAAGGTGTCCTATTCGGAGGGGTTGCGGGTCGGCTACCGCTGGTACGACTCGCAGGACCGGACGCCGGCGTTCCCGTTCGGCTACGGGCTGTCGTACACCAGCTTCCGGATGTCGGGGCTGCACCTGTCCGGGCACACGCTGAACGCGCACGACCACGTCACCGCCACCGTGTCGGTGACCAACACCGGACACCGGTCCGGATCCCAGGTGGTGCAGCTCTACCTTGCCGATCCGAAGGCGGCCGGTGAACCGTCGGCGCAGCTGAAGGGGTTCGCGAAGGTGTCGCTGCGGCCCGGCCGGACCAAGCGGGTCAGCCTGCGGCTGACCGCGGCCGACGCCTCGGTGTGGTCGTCGGACGCGCACGCCTGGCGGCTGACACCCGGCACCTACACCGTCCACATCGGAGACTCGGCCACCCACCTCCCGCTGTCCGCCACCTTCACGGTCCGCCCCTGA
- a CDS encoding VOC family protein, with protein MVSVLQNVAIDCADAYRLASFWSEVTGRPLGPDDRPGDHEIQVVLADGPALYFNQVPEAKTVKNRLHLCLRPDTTRDQEVARLLDLGASLVADRRHPDGTGWAVLADPEGNEFCVLRSVADRAATTS; from the coding sequence ATGGTTTCGGTGTTGCAGAACGTGGCGATCGACTGTGCGGACGCCTACCGGCTGGCGTCCTTCTGGAGCGAGGTGACCGGCCGCCCGCTCGGTCCGGACGACCGGCCCGGTGACCACGAGATCCAGGTCGTGCTGGCGGACGGCCCGGCGCTCTATTTCAACCAGGTGCCGGAGGCCAAGACGGTGAAGAACCGGCTGCACCTGTGCCTGCGCCCGGACACCACCCGGGACCAGGAGGTCGCGCGGCTGCTCGACCTCGGCGCCAGCCTGGTCGCCGACCGCCGCCACCCCGACGGTACGGGCTGGGCCGTGCTGGCCGATCCCGAGGGCAACGAGTTCTGCGTGTTGCGCAGCGTGGCTGATCGCGCCGCCACGACCTCCTGA
- a CDS encoding TetR/AcrR family transcriptional regulator, which yields MSASPSQETDPDANAGAPPAGKRQAAAAETRQRLVDAGLRLAEQTGLMGLSVNLVVDEAGVSKGTFFHHFGDRSSYVIGLHREFHDRLFDRMRAAMRGLEPGADRLDAIAGTYLDTCLERRGVRALLLEARADPQIAEEIVARNTASAAEVLDDFRALGWPDPEQTARLWVGLVAEVALLEHAASRRDTKLRRALTQLTRRTAPTG from the coding sequence GTGAGCGCCAGCCCGTCCCAGGAAACCGATCCCGACGCGAACGCCGGCGCGCCGCCCGCCGGCAAGCGGCAGGCGGCAGCCGCCGAGACCCGCCAACGCCTCGTCGACGCCGGCCTGCGGCTGGCCGAGCAGACCGGCCTGATGGGCCTGAGCGTCAACCTCGTGGTCGACGAGGCTGGCGTGTCGAAGGGCACCTTCTTCCACCACTTCGGGGACCGCTCCTCGTACGTCATCGGGCTGCACCGGGAGTTCCACGACCGGCTGTTCGACCGGATGCGCGCGGCCATGCGCGGTCTCGAACCCGGCGCCGACCGGCTCGACGCGATCGCCGGTACCTACCTCGACACCTGTCTCGAACGTCGCGGGGTGCGGGCGCTGCTGCTGGAGGCCCGCGCGGATCCGCAGATCGCCGAGGAGATCGTGGCCCGCAACACCGCCAGCGCCGCGGAAGTGCTGGACGACTTCCGCGCGCTCGGCTGGCCCGATCCGGAGCAGACCGCGCGGCTCTGGGTCGGCCTGGTCGCCGAGGTGGCGCTGCTGGAGCACGCCGCGTCGCGACGAGACACCAAGCTCCGCCGCGCGCTCACCCAGCTGACCCGCCGCACCGCACCGACGGGGTGA
- a CDS encoding LysR substrate-binding domain-containing protein, with amino-acid sequence MYNPEHLRSFLAVSESLSFTRAAATLGIRQPTVSQHIRKLEGEVGRPLLVRDTRTVALTADGEAMARFARTIIAANEAAVGHFTGSELSGRLRFGVTDDLALTPVPKILREFRRLYPQIVLELTISQSLTLQRRVESGHLDAAFVKYPPGEGHGRLVRRDPLVWVAVEDARLDLTRPVPLIVYHAPSISRSRGVQALEHAGIPYRISCTVRGVSGVLAAARAGLGVAIFARSLVPTDLVEVPADVGLPELGETDLVLLTNPHSASDAVEALTSAILSRRDPIRNIAH; translated from the coding sequence GTGTACAACCCGGAGCACCTCAGGAGCTTCCTCGCAGTCAGCGAATCGCTCAGCTTCACCCGCGCCGCGGCGACCCTGGGCATCCGGCAACCGACTGTCTCGCAACACATCCGCAAGCTGGAGGGCGAGGTCGGCCGGCCCCTGCTGGTGCGCGACACCCGCACCGTCGCGCTGACCGCGGACGGTGAGGCGATGGCCCGGTTCGCCCGCACGATCATCGCCGCGAACGAGGCGGCTGTGGGGCACTTCACCGGCTCCGAGCTGTCCGGCCGGCTGCGGTTCGGGGTGACCGACGACCTGGCCCTGACCCCGGTGCCCAAGATCCTCCGCGAGTTTCGCCGGCTGTACCCGCAGATCGTGCTGGAGCTCACGATCTCGCAGAGCCTGACGCTGCAACGCCGGGTCGAGTCCGGCCACCTCGACGCCGCGTTCGTCAAGTACCCGCCGGGCGAGGGCCACGGCCGCCTGGTGCGCCGGGACCCCCTGGTCTGGGTCGCCGTCGAGGACGCCCGGCTCGACCTGACCCGGCCGGTGCCGCTGATCGTCTACCACGCACCGAGCATCAGCCGGTCGCGTGGCGTGCAGGCGCTGGAACACGCCGGCATCCCGTACCGGATCTCGTGCACGGTGCGCGGGGTCAGCGGGGTGCTCGCCGCGGCGCGGGCCGGGCTCGGGGTGGCGATCTTCGCCCGCAGCCTGGTGCCGACCGACCTGGTCGAGGTGCCGGCCGACGTGGGCCTGCCGGAGCTGGGCGAGACCGACCTGGTGCTGCTGACCAACCCGCACTCGGCCAGCGACGCGGTCGAGGCCCTGACCTCGGCGATCCTGTCCCGCCGGGACCCGATCCGCAACATCGCGCACTGA
- a CDS encoding bifunctional salicylyl-CoA 5-hydroxylase/oxidoreductase, whose product MRIAVVGGGPGGLYLATLLKGLDPGHDITVWERNAADDTFGFGVVFSDETLGSIEGADPVVHATMERRFARWTDIDVGFHGHEFTVGGQGFAAMSRKELLAILQRRVAELGVTVHYRTAAPDVAELRRDHDLVVAADGVNSTVRARYADVFGPRLDRRRNKYIWLGTDLVFEAFQFFVKQTEWGTMQIHGYPYSDAGSTFIVEMHEDVWRAAGFDRTEHENLPPGASDEYAVARIGEIFAEELRGHRILTNNSRWLNFTTVRNDSWHHGNLVLLGDAAHTAHFSIGSGTKLAMEDALALAACLHEQPGIEQALAAYQQERKPVVESMQRAAQASLEWFENIGMYAGQEPAQFVFNLLTRSRRITFENLRDRDHEFADRMAAEFARQQGSVEVTPPMFQPVSIGELRLRNRVVVSSMDMYSATDGLPNDFHLVQLGSKALGGAGLVMTEMICTSAEGRITPGCTGLWTDEQRDAWRRVTDFVHQRSTARVGAQLGHSGRKGSTKLMWEGLDEPLDTGNWEVVGPSAVPYGAGCHLPREATRADLDRIRAEFTAAARRAVGAGFDLIEVHAAHGYLLSEFLSPVANRRTDEYGGPLAHRLRYPLEVFDAVRAVVPASIPVTVRISATDWLPDGNTDDDAVAIAAAFIEHGAAAIDVSSGQVGKDERPAFGRSYQTPFADKIRHRAAAGTGAKVIAVGAISSYDDVNSILLAGRADLCALGRTHLYDPNWTLHAAAEQGYAGAAAPWPEQWAAGSRRPPAARTDKVPPRLRLLREGGGNEDVHLRWRPRTAQSVS is encoded by the coding sequence ATGAGGATCGCGGTGGTCGGCGGCGGACCGGGCGGGCTGTACCTGGCGACGCTGCTGAAGGGTCTCGATCCCGGCCACGACATCACCGTGTGGGAGCGCAACGCCGCGGACGACACGTTCGGCTTCGGAGTGGTGTTCTCCGACGAGACGTTGGGCTCCATCGAGGGCGCCGACCCGGTCGTGCACGCCACCATGGAGCGGCGCTTCGCGCGGTGGACCGACATCGACGTCGGTTTCCACGGGCACGAGTTCACCGTCGGCGGGCAGGGTTTCGCCGCCATGTCGCGCAAGGAGCTGCTCGCGATCCTGCAGCGACGGGTCGCCGAGCTCGGGGTCACGGTGCACTACCGGACCGCTGCGCCGGACGTGGCCGAACTGCGACGCGACCATGACCTCGTGGTCGCTGCGGACGGGGTCAACTCGACCGTACGGGCCAGGTACGCGGACGTCTTCGGGCCGCGGCTGGACCGGCGCCGGAACAAGTACATCTGGCTCGGCACCGACCTGGTCTTCGAGGCGTTCCAGTTCTTCGTGAAGCAGACCGAGTGGGGCACCATGCAGATCCATGGTTACCCGTACTCGGATGCCGGTTCCACGTTCATCGTCGAGATGCACGAGGACGTGTGGCGCGCCGCCGGGTTCGACCGCACCGAGCACGAGAACCTCCCGCCGGGCGCCTCCGACGAGTACGCGGTCGCCCGGATCGGCGAGATCTTCGCCGAGGAGCTGCGCGGCCACCGCATCCTGACGAACAACTCCCGGTGGCTGAACTTCACCACGGTGCGGAACGACTCGTGGCATCACGGCAACCTCGTGCTGCTCGGCGACGCCGCGCACACGGCGCACTTCTCGATCGGCTCCGGTACCAAGCTGGCGATGGAGGACGCCCTCGCGCTCGCCGCCTGCCTGCACGAGCAACCGGGCATCGAACAGGCGCTGGCCGCGTACCAGCAGGAACGCAAGCCGGTCGTCGAGTCGATGCAGCGGGCCGCGCAGGCCTCCCTGGAGTGGTTCGAGAACATCGGAATGTACGCCGGACAGGAGCCGGCGCAGTTCGTCTTCAACCTGCTGACCCGGTCGCGCCGGATCACCTTCGAGAACCTGCGGGACCGCGATCACGAGTTCGCCGACCGGATGGCGGCGGAGTTCGCCCGGCAGCAGGGATCCGTCGAGGTGACGCCACCGATGTTCCAGCCGGTCTCGATCGGCGAGCTGCGGCTGCGCAACCGCGTCGTCGTCTCCTCGATGGACATGTACTCGGCGACCGACGGGCTGCCGAACGACTTCCACCTGGTCCAGCTGGGGTCCAAGGCGCTCGGCGGCGCCGGGCTGGTGATGACCGAGATGATCTGCACCTCGGCGGAGGGACGGATCACGCCCGGCTGTACCGGCCTGTGGACCGACGAGCAGCGCGACGCCTGGCGCCGCGTCACCGATTTCGTGCACCAGCGGTCGACGGCCCGGGTCGGTGCGCAGCTCGGGCACTCCGGCCGCAAGGGGTCGACCAAGCTGATGTGGGAAGGCCTGGACGAGCCGCTGGACACCGGCAACTGGGAGGTCGTCGGCCCGTCCGCGGTGCCGTACGGGGCGGGCTGCCACCTGCCGCGCGAGGCCACCCGGGCCGACCTCGACCGGATCAGGGCGGAGTTCACCGCCGCCGCTCGCCGCGCGGTCGGCGCCGGGTTCGATCTGATCGAGGTGCACGCGGCGCACGGCTACCTGCTCAGCGAGTTCCTGTCCCCGGTGGCCAACCGGCGCACCGACGAGTACGGCGGGCCGCTGGCGCACCGGCTGCGCTACCCGCTGGAGGTGTTCGACGCGGTCCGCGCCGTGGTGCCGGCCAGCATCCCGGTGACCGTGCGCATCTCGGCCACCGACTGGCTGCCGGACGGCAACACCGACGACGACGCGGTCGCGATCGCGGCTGCCTTCATCGAGCACGGGGCAGCCGCGATCGACGTCTCGTCCGGCCAGGTCGGCAAGGACGAACGGCCGGCGTTCGGGCGCTCGTACCAGACGCCCTTCGCCGACAAGATCCGGCACCGGGCGGCGGCCGGCACCGGCGCCAAGGTCATCGCGGTCGGCGCGATCTCCAGCTACGACGACGTCAACTCGATCCTGCTCGCGGGCCGGGCCGACCTGTGCGCGCTGGGGCGGACACATCTCTACGACCCGAACTGGACCCTGCACGCCGCCGCCGAGCAGGGGTACGCCGGCGCCGCCGCGCCGTGGCCCGAGCAGTGGGCGGCCGGCAGCCGCCGCCCGCCGGCCGCCCGGACCGACAAGGTGCCGCCCCGGCTGCGGCTGCTGCGCGAGGGCGGCGGGAACGAGGACGTGCATCTGCGATGGCGACCACGGACGGCACAATCGGTGTCGTGA
- a CDS encoding PaaX family transcriptional regulator C-terminal domain-containing protein, translated as MTSRSDPPTTTSRTRVSRTLLVSFLGAVVRRMGDWMPIAGVVELMRQAGQDAPGVRTAVFRLKQRGWLESQSRDGVRGYALTERASAVLAEGDEVIWHSRRPAELSDGWCIVHLSVPEAERRKRDQLRTHLAHLGFGNVGTAMWLAPARMRAAAEGAIGELGMDEHAALFVGAYAGSRSLTSLLYESWDLAGIDHSYREFIREHEPLVAAGEAGAAVDPRTAFVRYLRVVDAWRQLPFRDPGLPRELLAEDWSAPAAVECFERLVELLAGPALAHAARYWP; from the coding sequence GTGACGAGCCGCAGCGACCCGCCGACGACCACCTCCCGGACGCGGGTGTCCCGCACCCTGCTGGTCAGTTTCCTCGGCGCGGTGGTGCGGCGGATGGGCGACTGGATGCCGATCGCGGGAGTGGTCGAGCTGATGCGCCAGGCCGGGCAGGACGCGCCGGGTGTCCGTACCGCGGTCTTTCGGCTGAAGCAGCGCGGCTGGCTGGAGTCGCAGAGCCGGGACGGGGTGCGCGGCTACGCGCTCACCGAGCGGGCGAGCGCCGTGCTCGCGGAGGGGGACGAGGTGATCTGGCACTCCCGGCGGCCGGCGGAGCTGTCCGACGGCTGGTGCATCGTGCACCTCAGCGTTCCCGAGGCGGAGCGCCGCAAGCGCGACCAGCTCCGAACGCACCTGGCGCACCTGGGGTTCGGCAACGTCGGTACCGCGATGTGGCTGGCACCGGCGCGGATGCGGGCCGCGGCGGAGGGGGCCATCGGTGAGCTGGGGATGGACGAGCACGCCGCGCTCTTCGTCGGGGCGTACGCCGGCAGCCGCAGCCTGACCTCGCTGCTCTACGAGAGCTGGGACCTCGCCGGCATCGACCACAGTTACCGCGAGTTCATCAGGGAGCACGAACCGCTGGTCGCGGCGGGGGAGGCGGGAGCCGCCGTCGACCCGCGGACCGCCTTCGTGCGCTACCTGCGGGTGGTCGACGCGTGGCGGCAGCTCCCGTTCCGCGACCCAGGGCTGCCCCGCGAGCTGCTCGCCGAGGACTGGAGCGCTCCGGCCGCCGTGGAGTGCTTCGAGCGGCTCGTCGAGTTGCTGGCCGGTCCCGCGCTGGCCCATGCGGCTCGCTACTGGCCGTGA
- a CDS encoding alpha/beta fold hydrolase, which produces MPSLQTSAGRVAYSDTGAGPLLVLLHATLHDRHDFDPVLPALATRHRVIAVDWPGHGDSDADAGGRPVTAPLLADVLEEVVLAQDLRGLRLIGNSVGGFAAARLAIRHPDRVTGLVLVDSGGFAGHDPVSRTLFRAIGTPAIAKRLMPRFVPGYMKPRTASDREIVARTVARARTGAGAALAASMWRSFATAEHDLHGQADRLTAPTMIVWGRRDTAAPLRAGRATHRYLPNATMEVLDTGHVVFSSDPRSFLRVVEPFLAALPDGPASEHP; this is translated from the coding sequence GTGCCGAGCCTTCAGACATCCGCGGGCCGGGTCGCCTACTCCGACACCGGAGCCGGCCCGCTCCTCGTGCTGCTGCACGCCACCCTGCACGACCGCCACGACTTCGACCCCGTCCTGCCCGCGCTCGCCACCCGACACCGGGTGATCGCCGTGGACTGGCCGGGTCACGGCGACTCGGATGCCGACGCGGGCGGCCGGCCGGTGACCGCACCGCTGCTGGCCGATGTCCTGGAGGAGGTCGTGCTCGCACAGGACCTGCGCGGCCTGCGGCTGATCGGCAACTCCGTCGGCGGATTCGCGGCCGCCCGGCTGGCGATCCGCCACCCCGACCGGGTCACCGGGCTGGTGCTCGTCGACAGCGGTGGGTTCGCCGGCCACGATCCGGTCAGCCGCACCCTGTTCCGGGCCATCGGTACCCCGGCGATCGCCAAGCGGCTGATGCCCCGGTTCGTCCCCGGTTACATGAAACCCCGCACCGCCAGCGACCGGGAGATCGTGGCGCGGACCGTCGCGCGGGCCCGCACCGGGGCGGGCGCGGCGCTGGCCGCCTCGATGTGGCGCAGTTTCGCGACCGCCGAGCACGACCTGCACGGCCAGGCCGACCGGCTCACCGCACCCACCATGATCGTCTGGGGCAGGAGAGACACCGCAGCCCCGCTCCGGGCGGGCCGCGCGACCCACCGGTACCTCCCGAACGCCACCATGGAGGTCCTGGACACCGGGCACGTCGTGTTCTCCTCCGACCCGCGGTCGTTCCTGCGGGTCGTCGAGCCCTTCCTGGCCGCACTGCCGGACGGTCCGGCGTCGGAGCATCCGTGA
- a CDS encoding MFS transporter: MSIARTATDDHLPGAAPRRHRTFESLRTFNFRVFAGAQVVSNTGSWVQRIAQDWLVLSITGSATAVGVTTALQAAPTVLFGIAGGALADRFAKRTILLATQAGMGLTAAVLAALTLTGHVAAWHVYLIAFVLGLITAVDNPTRQAFVNELVPARQLRNAISLNSTVFQLGALVGPAVSGVLIGAVGPGWSFLANSCSFAAPIAGLLVMRRHEMVRLLRPATASPVRTVEVLRLVRGRPQMLWTVVLVGTFTFFTSNLAVTLSVYAKSVFVSGAGGYGLLSSVVAIGSVAGALVSARRTGGGVRSLLATGTVVAALAMLAALTPAQWAFGVVLAGLGAATLLLVTAANSTYQLSVEPHLRGRAMGVYLLVFTGSAALGGPVIGAIDQHLGPQVGLFLAGAVPLVAIAAIATRFVDATAMRARLRRLHP; the protein is encoded by the coding sequence GTGAGCATCGCGCGCACGGCCACCGACGACCACTTACCCGGCGCGGCGCCGAGACGGCACCGCACCTTCGAATCCCTCCGTACCTTCAACTTCCGCGTCTTCGCCGGCGCGCAGGTGGTGTCCAACACCGGCAGCTGGGTGCAGCGCATCGCCCAGGACTGGTTGGTGTTGAGCATCACCGGTTCGGCCACCGCGGTGGGCGTCACCACCGCCTTGCAGGCCGCGCCGACCGTCCTGTTCGGCATCGCCGGTGGCGCGCTCGCCGACCGGTTCGCCAAGCGCACCATCCTGCTCGCCACCCAGGCGGGCATGGGCCTGACCGCCGCCGTACTCGCGGCGCTGACGCTCACCGGGCACGTCGCCGCGTGGCACGTGTACCTGATCGCGTTCGTGCTCGGGCTGATCACCGCGGTGGACAACCCGACCCGGCAGGCGTTCGTGAACGAACTCGTGCCCGCCCGCCAGCTGCGCAACGCGATCAGCCTCAACTCGACCGTGTTCCAGCTCGGCGCGCTGGTCGGCCCGGCCGTGTCCGGCGTACTGATCGGTGCGGTCGGCCCCGGCTGGTCGTTCCTGGCCAATTCGTGCTCGTTCGCCGCGCCGATCGCCGGCCTGCTCGTGATGCGCCGGCACGAGATGGTGCGCCTGCTCCGCCCGGCGACCGCGTCCCCGGTCCGCACGGTCGAGGTGCTGCGGCTGGTTCGTGGCCGGCCGCAGATGCTGTGGACCGTGGTGCTCGTCGGCACGTTCACGTTCTTCACCAGCAACCTCGCGGTGACGCTCAGCGTGTACGCGAAGTCGGTGTTCGTCTCCGGCGCCGGCGGGTACGGGCTGCTCAGCTCGGTGGTGGCGATCGGTTCGGTGGCCGGCGCGCTGGTGTCGGCCCGCCGCACCGGTGGTGGGGTGCGCAGCCTGCTCGCCACCGGTACGGTCGTCGCCGCGCTGGCGATGCTCGCCGCCCTGACGCCGGCGCAGTGGGCGTTCGGGGTGGTGCTGGCCGGCCTCGGTGCGGCGACGCTGCTGCTCGTGACCGCCGCGAACTCGACCTACCAGCTGTCGGTCGAGCCGCACCTGCGCGGTCGCGCGATGGGCGTGTACCTGCTGGTGTTCACCGGTTCGGCCGCGCTCGGCGGGCCGGTGATCGGCGCGATCGACCAGCATCTCGGTCCGCAGGTCGGCCTGTTCCTGGCCGGTGCGGTACCGCTGGTCGCGATCGCGGCGATCGCCACCCGCTTCGTGGACGCCACCGCGATGCGCGCCCGGCTGCGCCGGCTGCACCCGTGA
- a CDS encoding winged helix-turn-helix transcriptional regulator produces the protein MRENGCETFVSECHVRAGVELLRHTWDPVVLLALRPGPLRRNVLLGRIAGVSDKALTESLRRLTARELVRRRSGEARRDVASYELTELGRSFANGPLARLAGWSSEHQAQLVETG, from the coding sequence ATGCGCGAGAACGGATGCGAAACCTTCGTGTCGGAATGCCACGTGCGGGCCGGGGTCGAGTTGCTGCGCCACACCTGGGACCCGGTCGTGCTGCTGGCCCTGCGCCCGGGGCCGCTGCGTCGCAACGTGTTGCTGGGGCGCATCGCCGGCGTCAGCGACAAGGCGCTGACCGAGTCGCTGCGGCGGTTGACGGCCCGCGAGCTGGTTCGGCGCAGGAGCGGCGAGGCGCGGCGCGATGTCGCCAGCTACGAACTCACCGAGCTGGGCAGGTCCTTCGCGAACGGCCCGCTCGCCCGGCTTGCCGGCTGGTCGTCGGAGCACCAGGCGCAGCTGGTCGAAACCGGCTGA